TTGGACGTCCAGCGAACGAGGTGAGCGTCAGTTGAGCGACTTGTTAGAGCCGAACGCCTTGGGCTCATATTTTGATTTGTCTTCTTGCTTATATAGCTTGTCAACTGGAAGATTGTCGAAGAGCTCATATTCTGTGACCAAAGGTTTGAATTTTTCTACCCCGTACCTTGCAAGGCAGTTATAGAAGAGAACTAGAAGCTCGTAGTCGGAAAGCTGTGCCCTTACGATGTTTGCATACTGCTTTTTATCTTTAATATCAGAGTCGCTGATGTATTTAAAAATTGTATATAAGGACCTGAAGTAATGGCCGAGTTCTTTGTGCCATTTACTCCAGAAATGATCATATGCATCTTCAAATCTCTTGGCTTCTTCTTTGTCTTTATAACACGTTTCTTGATAATAAAGTGTGCCAGTGAGTTTTTCGTAGAAGAATTTAAAGCAATCGCGTCCCTCGGTTAAGAGTTCGGTTCCATCCTCGTTCTTTTTCTTTAGGTCAATTGAGGCTGTTAAGTCGACATGTAATCTAATCATTTCAAACAATATATTTTCAAAGTGCTGCTGTTTGAATTCATTTTTCTGCTGTGCAATGGTCAGGATTAGCCCGCCTAGTGCAAGGCCGTTGAATAGAGATGTTAGAATGCCGAAGCTATCCCCAAATACGCCAGACTTTGAAACGGAGAACTCCTCTATGGGCCAGATAAATCCTAAAAGAGAGGCAAGAAATCCGAGAAATACGAGTGTAATTGCGCCAAAAACTAGCCATGGATTTGAGAAGTTCATTGCGTTGGCTCTAACTATTAATTAGCGACCATGTATGTCGCGTTTCCGTGCGACACCTATCGCACAACCTTCCTTGTCGCCCTGCAAGTCCTTGTTTCGATTGAGGAGGGTGCGTGAAACGCGACAGCCCCTGGAGAGAAACACGACAGAGATGACGGCAAGCCCAATCTGCTGGATCACTGCATCAGCAGAACCAAGCCAGAAACCTATTCCATCCACCGCTACCCTGTCCACGCTTCGTGGGCAGAATGCCATCTTGATCGTTTTCTCGCGCCAGAGTCGGCAGTCCAGACCTTCCCAAACCCACCCACAAAATCTGTTAACACCACTGTGGATAACCTTTGCAAAAGCGCTCCACGCCTAGCATTCAAGCGGGTCTAGGCAAGCCGTTCAGTTTTTGCCCAATGACGCTTTGCTGGCGTTATTGCCAGGCGGAATATCGCTTTTAATCAATCACTTGGCGCGGGTTTTCAACAGCGGCGCTGGGCGAGGTCTGGTTTCCGGGAGTCGTGCACAGAATCTGGGGAAAGCGTTGTGGATAAGGTCTGGGAAAACCTCTTGGAGCCAGGCGGGGTAAGGGTTGCGCGGGGCTGGTGGTTTTTCGTGCGATGTCGCTCGGCTTCATCTTCTATAGCTAAATTGGCCGGCTGATCGTAGGGCGAACCGGAACGCCAACCGCTGTAGGGCGGCCTCAGGAGCGCCTGCGAACAGCCCGCCGGGCCATGCCGAGTTCGGCACCACGACTCACGGCCAACACTCCCCCCAACGGCGTACTGCTCCGTACGCGCAGCTTGCCATCGCTTGGTGGGTTACGCGGCGTATCGAGTTGGTACGTGGCTTGTTAGTGCGTTGCCCATGCGCCGCCCACCCTACGGGTGCCACGTCCATGCAGCGTAGCGGCCCTGTCGCCGCTGAAGCGCCTCCCACAGGGCTGATCCCTCTGCATCAATACGATTTCTTTACGCCCCGGCAGCGGGGCGGCAATCGAATTTTTACGGCCAGCCTTTCGACAATGCTCGCGAGCGGATTCCCCGCATCGTGGAGCTTTGTAGATGAACGCAATCGATGGTGTGTCGCTGATCCTGGTGGTCGGCCTCTTCGCCTATCTGCTGGTGGCGCTGCTCACCGCAGGGCGTGGTTGAGGAGGCGGCCATGCACGACTACGACTGGCTGCTGCTGGCGGCCTTTTCCCTGCTGGTGCTGGCACCGGCACCCTTTCTCGGGCGCTACTTCTATCGCGTGATGGAGGGCCAGCGCACCTGGCTCAGCCCTGTGCTGCAGCCGCTGGAGCGCCTGTGCTACCGCGGGGCTGGCGTCGACCCTGAGCGAGAGCAAAGCTGGCGCGGCTACACCCTGGCGCTGCTGGTCTTCAGCCTGGTGTGCCTGCTGGGGCTGATGAGCATTCTGCTGCTGCAGGGCGCCTTGCCGCTCAACCCGCAGCAGCTCGCCGGACTGAGCCTGCCGCTGGCGTTCAACACGGCGGTGAGCTTCGTCACCAACACCAACTGGCAGGCCTACAGCGGCGAGGCGCAGCTCAGTTATTTCAGCCAGATGCTCGGCCTTGGCGTGCAGAATTTCGTCAGCCCGGCAGTGGGTTTGGCGGTGCTGGTGGTGCTGTGCCGGGGTTTGGCGCGGCAGTCCAGCGACCGCCTGGGCAACTTCTGGGTCGATATCACCCGCGCTGTGCTCTACGGCCTGTTGCCGCTGTGCTTAGTGCTGGCCGTGCTGCTGGTGTGGCAGGGCGTGCCGCAGAATTTCAGCGACTACCTCTCGGCCACTACCCTGCAGGGCGGCGAGCAGAGCCTGCCGATGGGGCCGGCGGCCAGCCAGATCGCCATCAAGCAGCTAGGCACCAACGGCGGCGGCTTTTTCGGCGTCAACTCGGCGCATCCGTTCGAGAACCCCACGGCGCTGAGCAACCTGCTGGAGCTGGCGTCGATCCTGCTGATCCCGGCGGCGCTGGTGTTCACCTTCGGCCATTACGTGCGTGACCTGCGCCAGAGCCGGGCGATCCTGGCCAGCATGCTGCTGCTGTTCGTCATCGGCCTGGGCGTGTGCGCCTGGGCGGAGCTGCAGCCGAACCCGGCGCTGGCCGGGCTGCCCATCGAGCAGGTGGGCTCGCTGGAGGGCAAGGAAGCGCGCTTCGGCAGCTTCGCTTCGGTGCTCTGGGCGACCACCACCACGGCGGCGTCCAACGGTTCGGTGAACGCCATGCACGACAGCTTCAGCGCCCTTGGTGGGCTGGTGCCGCTGGTCAACATGCTGCTCGGCGAGATCGTCTTCGGCGGCGTTGGCGCCGGCCTCTACGGCATGCTGCTGTTCGTGCTGATCGCGGTGTTCCTCGCCGGCCTGATGATCGGTCGCACCCCGGCCTACCTGGGCAAGAAGCTGGAAGCCCGCGAAGTGCGCCTGATGGTCGCCACACTGCTGGTGATGCCGCTCGGCGTGCTGGTGTTCGGCGCCCTGGCGGTGAGTTTCGCCGGCCCGGCGGCCTCCATCGGCAATCCCGGCCCGCACGGTTTCAGCCAGGCGCTGTACGCCTACGGCTCGGCCACCGGCAACAACGGCTCGGCCTTCGCCGGCTTCACCGCCGACACGCCCTACCACGACCTGATGCTCGGCCTGGCCATGCTGCTCGGGCGCTTCGGCTACATCCTGCCGGTGCTGGCGATTGCCGGCAGCCTGGCGGCCAAGCGCGCTGCGCCGCAGGGGCAGAACAGCTTCCCCACCCATGGGCCGCTGTTCGTCGTGCTGCTGACCCTGACCATCCTCCTGGTGGGTGGCCTGACCTTCATGCCGGCGCTGGCCCTGGGCCCGCTGGCCGAACACCTGGCGTTCTGAAGGAGAAACCGTGATGAATGCCCCCGTAACGGCGCAAC
The genomic region above belongs to Pseudomonas sp. GOM7 and contains:
- the kdpF gene encoding K(+)-transporting ATPase subunit F, whose translation is MNAIDGVSLILVVGLFAYLLVALLTAGRG
- the kdpA gene encoding potassium-transporting ATPase subunit KdpA, translated to MHDYDWLLLAAFSLLVLAPAPFLGRYFYRVMEGQRTWLSPVLQPLERLCYRGAGVDPEREQSWRGYTLALLVFSLVCLLGLMSILLLQGALPLNPQQLAGLSLPLAFNTAVSFVTNTNWQAYSGEAQLSYFSQMLGLGVQNFVSPAVGLAVLVVLCRGLARQSSDRLGNFWVDITRAVLYGLLPLCLVLAVLLVWQGVPQNFSDYLSATTLQGGEQSLPMGPAASQIAIKQLGTNGGGFFGVNSAHPFENPTALSNLLELASILLIPAALVFTFGHYVRDLRQSRAILASMLLLFVIGLGVCAWAELQPNPALAGLPIEQVGSLEGKEARFGSFASVLWATTTTAASNGSVNAMHDSFSALGGLVPLVNMLLGEIVFGGVGAGLYGMLLFVLIAVFLAGLMIGRTPAYLGKKLEAREVRLMVATLLVMPLGVLVFGALAVSFAGPAASIGNPGPHGFSQALYAYGSATGNNGSAFAGFTADTPYHDLMLGLAMLLGRFGYILPVLAIAGSLAAKRAAPQGQNSFPTHGPLFVVLLTLTILLVGGLTFMPALALGPLAEHLAF
- a CDS encoding putative phage abortive infection protein: MNFSNPWLVFGAITLVFLGFLASLLGFIWPIEEFSVSKSGVFGDSFGILTSLFNGLALGGLILTIAQQKNEFKQQHFENILFEMIRLHVDLTASIDLKKKNEDGTELLTEGRDCFKFFYEKLTGTLYYQETCYKDKEEAKRFEDAYDHFWSKWHKELGHYFRSLYTIFKYISDSDIKDKKQYANIVRAQLSDYELLVLFYNCLARYGVEKFKPLVTEYELFDNLPVDKLYKQEDKSKYEPKAFGSNKSLN